TAACTTTTCTTTCAGGTAAAACGACTCTTGCTTTCTAAAATATATTTCTCCTTTAGTCTTAAAAACATCAGAAACAGTCATTTTTTCTATTTCTTCAATATAATCATCTAAATCAACAAACTCATAATTTAACTTTTTAGCCAACATCTTTCCTAAAGTTGACTTTCCTGAAGCCATATATCCAATTAAAACTACTATCATTTTTACGTTATAAATTGATTATTAAAAACATACGTTTTAGTAGTGCAAAAAAACAAAAAAATATTTAAAAAAAGCCTTGTTTAATTGAAAATAGGTTTTATATTTGCACCCGCTAACAGGGATATATGTTAGTCCAAAAAAAATGACCTGGTAGCTCAGTTGGTAGAGCATCTCCCTTTTAAGGAGAGGGTCCTGGGTTCGAGCCCCAGCCCGGTCACAAAAAAAAAGTTAAGCTTTATTGCTTAACTTTTTTTATTTTTACTCACTTCATTTAATGCGCACGTGGCGGAATTGGTAGACGCGCTGGCTTGAGGGGCCAGTATCCGTTTTAGGATGTGGAAGTTCGAATCTTCTCGTGCGCACACTCAAAAACCTTGAACACCTTACAAATAAAGGATTTCAGGGTTTTTAAATTTTCATAATTCCCCTAAAAACGGATCAATCCCAATTGTTGTGTTTAAGCAAATATTGGATCAAGTCAAAAAGTTGTGAGATTTAGGGATCTTGCAAAAATAGATGTAAGTCTAAACAAGAAGAATTCTATATTTCTTAGCCCTCTGAATTGTGTTCTAAAGGCTTTGATTTTTTATCATTGAAACTTTACTTAAAGATTTACTTTTTATTAAAGAGATATTTAAAGTTTAACTTTTAGTGGTTCACTTTTATCCGCTAGCTATCCTCTCTCTAATTCAACTGTGAAAGGAAAACTATGACCCTTTTTTCAATCTCCTTGGGTATTATTATGCTGAAAATTATTTATAATTAATCTAAATAAAGATTGCTTGTCTTTTAAATAAAAAATATATTTGCAATCTATTTATAATTAATCTAAATAAAAATAAATGAAAATTATTACACTACTCACAACTTTTTTATTATCATTTTGTGCCATTTCCCAATCAAGTCTAAAAGGTAAGATAACGGATGAAATGAACCAACCGATTTTTGGTGCAACAATTTATATTCCAGCCTTGCAACAAGGTACAACAACAGATTACAATGGTAATTATGAATTGCCCAATATTAATGAAGGGACTTGGGATGTTAGTTTTAGAATGTTAGGGTATCAAACCGAAACTAAAAAAATTACTTTCACCAAAGATATTGCTATTGTCTTAACAATAATGTTAGAAGAAAATTTAAGCAATTTGGATGAAGTTGTGGTTTCAGCTAGCAGACGTTCTGAGTATCTTTATGAAATTCCTGCTTCAGTAAGTGTTGTTAATGAAGCTAAATTACAGGAACTTTCAAATTCGACATCTAACATCAGCGAAATATTAGAGTTTGCAGTACCTGGTTTAGCAGTTTCAACGGGTACGTTTTCCAATTGGGGGCAAACATTACGAGGACGTTCGCTTTTAGTGATGGTTGACGGAATTCCTCAATCGACTCCTTTACGAAACGGACAGTTAGGCATTAAATCCATAAGCCCAAACGATATTAGCAGAGTTGAAGTGATTAAAGGTGCTACTTCGATTTTCGGAAATGGTGGTAACGGTGGATTTATAAACTACATCACCAAAAAGCCAAATGCAACCAAAAAAATTGAAGGTTCAACAAATGTTTGGGGAACATCTAACTTGGTTAAAACTAAAGATGCATTAGGTTTTGGGATTTATCAATCTTTAAAAGGAAATTTGAATAAGTTTAATTACTATGTTAGTGGAAGCTACGAGAAAACAGGTAATAAACATGATGCCGATGGCGATATTATTCTTCCTACTTATGGGTTAGATAATACAAATATATATAGTGCTTTAACTAAATTAGAATATCAAATTTCTGATAATCAAAAAATAACATTAGGCGGAAACTTATACAAATCTGCTCAAGACACGCCTTTTGTTCCTGTTCCAGCAGAATTTGAAGTTTTTAATGAAGAAGGCGATTATACTTTAACTCCAGGTTATGGTATTAAAGGTTCTGTAGAAGGACAAGAACCTACAGGGTCGACTCTTTTTAACGGACAATTGCAGTACAGTTTAAGCAATATATTTTCGGGTACTACAGATTTCATGACTGATCTTTACTACCAGAATACCGAAAATATTTTCTTTTATTCGGATAAATTTGAAAACGGGGGGCAATCGGTAATCAATGCCGAAAAATATGGTTTAAGACCTAATTT
The nucleotide sequence above comes from Flavobacteriaceae bacterium HL-DH10. Encoded proteins:
- a CDS encoding TonB-dependent receptor codes for the protein MKIITLLTTFLLSFCAISQSSLKGKITDEMNQPIFGATIYIPALQQGTTTDYNGNYELPNINEGTWDVSFRMLGYQTETKKITFTKDIAIVLTIMLEENLSNLDEVVVSASRRSEYLYEIPASVSVVNEAKLQELSNSTSNISEILEFAVPGLAVSTGTFSNWGQTLRGRSLLVMVDGIPQSTPLRNGQLGIKSISPNDISRVEVIKGATSIFGNGGNGGFINYITKKPNATKKIEGSTNVWGTSNLVKTKDALGFGIYQSLKGNLNKFNYYVSGSYEKTGNKHDADGDIILPTYGLDNTNIYSALTKLEYQISDNQKITLGGNLYKSAQDTPFVPVPAEFEVFNEEGDYTLTPGYGIKGSVEGQEPTGSTLFNGQLQYSLSNIFSGTTDFMTDLYYQNTENIFFYSDKFENGGQSVINAEKYGLRPNFNTSISPNSTTDIALTYGLDLLKDKTNQGLLDGRLWVPNIAMLSWAPYFQSTIKLNDEWVVKAGLRYDDMNLDIDNYNTLPYSPLGDGTFNPSVAVEGGKIGFNNLAFNVGIRYIKHQEFIPYISYSQGFSIADLGSVLRSATADNINEIQLEPAVTKNYEFGFLSKFDNFILEAVGYYSISNLGTGVRFDENVNSFVPSKQPQNIFGGEVAIDYAAFNNKLQLGTSYSYVEGITHSADNENNLTYLGGDVIAAPKWTAYVTWKPIAKINTSLRMTNLGNRNRFDPYLDANDNYTFRHTQFPVSGYTLLNWSLTYQLKSNMSVSLGVNNLLNEYYLPARSQWAAPLRTFTGTGEGANAKLSIHYNF